A stretch of the Clostridium fungisolvens genome encodes the following:
- a CDS encoding sigma-70 family RNA polymerase sigma factor: MEFISTINNTNSSELDVKLAKKGDKEAFSRIIENNKVTLYRIALSMLKEKQDIEDVIQNTIIKAYEGIVYLKKDQFFKTWLIKILINECNTVLRKRKKVVPIEEVSADIAIADDYSNMELTNAVNLLEEDLKVVTILFYFEDIAQKDISKLLGIPEGTVKSRLSRARTKLYEMLKER; encoded by the coding sequence TTGGAATTTATCTCGACAATTAACAATACCAATAGTTCAGAACTAGATGTAAAGCTTGCTAAAAAAGGTGATAAAGAAGCCTTTAGCAGAATAATTGAAAATAATAAAGTTACTTTATATAGAATAGCACTGAGCATGCTTAAGGAAAAACAGGATATAGAAGATGTAATTCAGAATACCATAATTAAAGCCTATGAAGGGATAGTTTATTTAAAAAAAGATCAGTTTTTCAAAACTTGGCTTATAAAAATCTTGATAAATGAATGTAATACTGTACTAAGAAAAAGAAAAAAGGTAGTTCCTATTGAGGAAGTAAGCGCAGATATAGCTATTGCAGATGACTACAGTAATATGGAGCTTACTAATGCAGTTAATTTACTTGAAGAGGATCTAAAAGTAGTAACGATTTTATTTTATTTTGAAGATATTGCGCAAAAAGATATATCCAAGCTATTAGGTATTCCTGAGGGGACAGTTAAATCTAGGCTTTC
- a CDS encoding histidine phosphatase family protein has protein sequence MKNIITIQHTQSIHHTNGMVGSWTDWDLSDLGKKQADRIGRKLIGELQGKEYVMYSSDLLRAKNTAKIVSEHLGITPIFTEALRERNLGAAVGKSVQWLRGNIQCKEKTVDDRMLHDAESRRDVWNRLLDFYKSILTDNHENIIIVSHGDTLSVFNAMWLGLDIEMLNKCDLFGMAGGVSFMNENQDGKHIIRRLSDMSYLE, from the coding sequence ATGAAAAATATCATTACAATTCAGCATACACAATCAATTCATCATACAAATGGGATGGTTGGGTCGTGGACAGATTGGGACTTATCTGACTTAGGGAAAAAACAAGCAGATAGAATAGGTAGAAAGTTGATAGGAGAATTACAAGGAAAAGAATATGTAATGTATTCATCAGATTTATTACGTGCAAAAAATACTGCAAAAATAGTTTCAGAGCACTTGGGTATTACTCCAATTTTTACTGAAGCATTAAGAGAAAGAAATTTAGGGGCTGCAGTAGGAAAGTCAGTACAATGGCTAAGGGGAAATATTCAGTGCAAGGAGAAAACAGTAGATGATAGGATGTTACATGATGCAGAATCACGAAGAGACGTATGGAACAGGTTATTAGATTTTTATAAAAGCATATTAACAGATAATCATGAAAATATAATCATAGTTTCACATGGAGATACATTAAGTGTATTTAATGCCATGTGGCTTGGATTGGATATTGAAATGTTAAATAAATGTGATTTATTTGGTATGGCTGGTGGAGTTTCCTTTATGAATGAGAACCAAGATGGGAAACATATTATCAGACGATTGAGTGATATGTCGTATTTAGAATAG
- a CDS encoding DeoR/GlpR family DNA-binding transcription regulator gives MYQEERLLKILEYLNEHNTMSIHDICEMFNVSRDTARRDILKLIDNGTAIRTHGGISLPILKNTIKEYRERIEAYSEEKRNIAKRALDFIEEGKHYFFDVSTIINFLSKEISKPIWVLTHSLDNIEILSEKKDILVNSIGGRLNNKNRFFYKADWINYIDGLRFDTAFLGAASITQDGIYYVDEEDAFIKQAAVKKADTVIVLAEYEKFKLLSYYKGVNWDEIDIIITDKMPPSAFTKIIEDYDIQLIIV, from the coding sequence ATGTATCAAGAAGAAAGACTTTTAAAAATATTGGAATATTTAAATGAGCATAATACAATGTCTATTCATGATATTTGTGAAATGTTTAATGTATCAAGAGATACTGCACGTCGTGATATTCTAAAGCTTATAGATAATGGAACAGCAATTCGTACTCATGGAGGAATAAGTTTACCAATTTTAAAAAACACAATTAAAGAGTATAGAGAGAGAATTGAAGCTTATTCAGAAGAGAAGAGAAATATTGCAAAAAGAGCCTTAGATTTTATTGAAGAAGGTAAGCATTATTTTTTCGATGTTTCTACGATAATAAATTTTTTATCAAAAGAAATAAGTAAACCTATTTGGGTACTTACCCATTCACTAGATAATATTGAAATACTTTCTGAAAAGAAGGATATCTTAGTTAATTCTATTGGAGGACGTCTTAATAATAAAAATAGATTTTTTTATAAAGCTGACTGGATAAATTACATTGATGGATTAAGGTTTGATACGGCATTCTTAGGCGCAGCATCAATAACCCAAGATGGAATATATTATGTGGATGAAGAGGATGCTTTTATTAAGCAAGCTGCAGTGAAGAAAGCTGATACTGTAATTGTTCTTGCTGAATACGAGAAATTTAAGCTATTAAGTTATTATAAAGGGGTAAATTGGGATGAGATAGATATTATAATCACAGACAAAATGCCACCTTCTGCTTTCACAAAGATTATTGAGGATTATGATATTCAACTGATTATTGTTTAG
- a CDS encoding PD-(D/E)XK nuclease family protein encodes MDIKKLREIFEDNYEELKYETGRSITLNMKEFAWQQVKLYYEKLGKVAKNMTEAEVKLILPEQVTPKGKKYTIEGIVDIVEKEDKITMYDIKTHNVEEVRNDKDLYRGQLNMYAYMWKNLKGTEINNMAVIATAPSSELRQATGIGDEIAVDIIDDWNPIVELEIDNNEVEKQIRCFGETVDKIEEGEFKAPSLSKLKEVKKGQKAPFGTAVCRHCDARHSCNSYSQYINKVKLDEEILEVAESEDLVEQDEWKDAFMK; translated from the coding sequence ATGGATATAAAGAAATTGAGAGAGATATTTGAAGATAATTACGAAGAATTAAAATACGAAACTGGACGTTCCATAACTTTAAATATGAAAGAATTTGCATGGCAGCAAGTAAAATTATATTATGAGAAACTAGGAAAAGTAGCTAAGAATATGACAGAAGCGGAAGTTAAGCTAATACTGCCAGAGCAAGTAACTCCAAAGGGCAAAAAATATACAATAGAAGGTATTGTAGATATAGTTGAAAAAGAAGATAAGATAACGATGTATGATATAAAAACTCATAATGTAGAAGAAGTCCGAAATGATAAAGATTTATATAGAGGACAGTTGAATATGTACGCTTATATGTGGAAAAACCTTAAGGGTACTGAAATAAATAATATGGCAGTAATAGCAACTGCACCATCTTCAGAGCTTAGACAAGCAACCGGCATTGGCGACGAAATAGCAGTAGATATAATTGATGATTGGAATCCTATTGTTGAACTTGAAATTGACAACAATGAGGTTGAAAAACAGATAAGATGCTTTGGTGAAACTGTAGATAAAATTGAAGAGGGAGAATTTAAAGCGCCATCTCTATCAAAATTGAAGGAAGTTAAAAAAGGGCAAAAAGCTCCATTTGGAACGGCAGTTTGTAGACACTGTGATGCTAGACATTCCTGCAATTCTTATAGTCAGTACATAAATAAGGTGAAATTAGATGAAGAAATCTTAGAAGTAGCTGAGTCCGAAGATTTGGTAGAGCAAGATGAATGGAAGGATGCTTTTATGAAGTAG
- a CDS encoding DeoR/GlpR family DNA-binding transcription regulator, which produces MVKEDSCKNSNENNIHSYKERLNLNTDEKEKIVEKAMIFIHNNGTYFFDVSTNVQLLAKKLNKKTTVFTHSLDNFNILSEKQEVLVKLIAGEFNNKNRFFYRTDYEEYFKGIEFDAAIIGAGAIREDGIYYEDEEDVFIKQEVIKRSKKVILLAEHQKYETDTYYKGIDLDRIDVIIVDPMSVASFVDIIRTKNIAINPNSLIIM; this is translated from the coding sequence ATGGTTAAAGAAGATAGCTGTAAAAATTCAAATGAAAATAATATACATTCATATAAAGAAAGATTAAATCTAAATACTGATGAAAAAGAAAAAATAGTTGAAAAGGCTATGATTTTTATCCATAACAATGGAACATATTTTTTTGATGTTTCAACTAATGTTCAACTTCTTGCAAAAAAGTTAAATAAGAAAACTACTGTTTTTACTCATTCCTTAGATAACTTTAATATACTTTCTGAAAAACAAGAAGTATTAGTAAAATTAATAGCTGGAGAGTTTAATAATAAGAATCGTTTCTTTTATAGAACAGATTATGAAGAATATTTTAAAGGAATAGAATTTGATGCAGCAATTATAGGTGCTGGTGCTATAAGAGAAGATGGAATTTATTATGAGGATGAAGAAGATGTTTTTATAAAACAAGAAGTTATAAAAAGGTCTAAAAAGGTAATTTTACTTGCTGAGCACCAGAAATATGAAACGGATACGTACTATAAAGGGATAGATTTAGACAGAATTGATGTAATTATTGTTGATCCAATGTCAGTAGCTTCCTTTGTAGATATTATAAGAACAAAAAATATCGCGATTAATCCTAATAGCTTAATTATTATGTAG
- a CDS encoding Cof-type HAD-IIB family hydrolase — translation MNNFKMVCLDIDGTLLNSNHKITEKVKAAINIVANEKNIPVILVSARMPKGIKFLQKELEIEEPIICYSGALVLDKEGRVIYQEFINALELEKIYKLVREHNIHISLYKDDEWYIEEMDYWAKQESEITNITPKIIDFKELIKIWKEEGTGPNKILCMASADEINILKENIKAAELNVYPSKPTYLEVMPIKASKTSAINCLQKELDINKAEIIAMGDNYNDIDMLQYAGVGVAMGNAPEDVKKHANDVTLTNDEDGVGEALEKYIIN, via the coding sequence ATGAATAATTTTAAAATGGTATGTTTAGATATTGATGGAACCTTATTAAATTCTAATCACAAAATTACTGAAAAAGTTAAAGCTGCGATCAATATAGTGGCAAATGAAAAGAATATACCTGTAATATTAGTTTCTGCTAGAATGCCGAAGGGAATAAAGTTTTTACAAAAAGAACTTGAAATAGAAGAACCAATTATTTGCTACAGTGGAGCTTTGGTTTTAGACAAAGAAGGTAGAGTGATTTATCAAGAATTTATAAATGCCTTAGAACTTGAGAAAATATATAAATTAGTTAGAGAACATAATATTCACATTAGCTTATATAAAGATGATGAATGGTATATAGAAGAGATGGATTATTGGGCTAAACAGGAAAGTGAAATAACAAATATTACTCCGAAAATTATAGACTTTAAAGAGCTAATCAAGATTTGGAAAGAAGAAGGGACAGGCCCTAATAAGATTTTATGTATGGCTAGTGCCGATGAAATAAATATATTAAAAGAAAATATCAAAGCAGCGGAGCTGAACGTATATCCATCTAAGCCAACATACTTAGAAGTTATGCCCATTAAGGCATCGAAAACATCTGCAATTAATTGTCTGCAAAAGGAATTAGATATAAACAAAGCAGAGATAATAGCTATGGGTGATAATTATAATGATATAGACATGCTACAGTATGCAGGGGTAGGAGTAGCTATGGGAAATGCTCCGGAGGATGTAAAGAAACATGCAAATGATGTGACTTTAACAAATGATGAAGATGGAGTAGGGGAAGCGTTAGAAAAGTATATCATTAATTAA